The Ciconia boyciana chromosome 7, ASM3463844v1, whole genome shotgun sequence region TATTCTAAGGGGTAAATGAAAACTACAGGAAGAGAACTTGGAGAGAAGTAATTTCATTGAAAATTTGGAGTGACATTTTAAGACACACTAGCAGAGGGAGGCAGTTGATGTAAGATAAAATAAACTGTGCTTTGAATTGTTGATTATTTCAACAGTTCGGAATGTGAATTCTTTCTCTTGAAATATGCATGGGGCTTAAGTATGTTCTCTTGTGGGCTATATCGCAATGCCTGTATTGAACTATTATTCTTCGTTAAGTTGCCATACTTCTTAATTTCTGAGCAGGagaatgtttctttaaaagctaTCTGCACTGACAGAGTCCtaatcaattatttttcttcttcacattGTTTTTTCTGCTATTGTTTATTGTAACATGAGAAAATGTGAGCTAGGGTTTATAACAATTTGGCTGCTTGGCTGTGTTGCTTCCAAAGAAATCTTAACCACTTGTATTTATTAACAATTTCATGTTCATTCTCATTATTAAGCTATGACTTCATCTAGTTATTCTAATTATTTCACTTGAGAGTCACTAAACTCTAACTACTGTGGCCAGTAGTTAGAATAACTACTCTTTTCATTAATCCTTGACAGCGACTATGAAAACCGATTTGTTTTACATGTAATATTTACCCAGACTGAATGTGTGGAATGTGCCACTggttaaaataatacttttttttgttttgttgaaatgATGTCATGTGACTGTTGAGTTACTCTGGCTGCATGTCTGTTTCACTGGTGAAGGCTGCACTGGTAAAATCCAATCTTGAGATGCATTCTTTAAGGCATTAAAAACTGGCAGCTCCTAGTccaatctttctttaaaaaataattccatctctttttttcttttgttcagatATTTTTGTCAGACTCCTGTTGCAGAATAGTCTGTGTTACTCAAGAGGGATCATGCGGCCCATTTTTaatatctaatttttaaattaattctatcAACAcctgaaataaaacccaaattcTAGAAAAGGATTTGTTCACTGAATTTGAGTACTGAGCACTTCAagttgctgctctttttttatgCCATGAAGATTTGTTCTGGTTAAGATCTTGAACTTTAGCTAATTAGTTGGCTTTTGAACTTTCCTCATGGGTCAGTCAGTAGCCctagaacaaaaaaatatttatggtaCACTGGTAATCCCCAATTTCATAAGTGAAAAAATTGCTCTGTGTGTATGCTCAGTAGCCATGTCATATTCCTCTTCCCTTGGGTTATTGTTTGCCATATTAgcataaaaagcagaaataaatcgTATTTTATGATGGCTGTCTGTGCAGAAGTTCAGCaatgccttttttgttgtttaaattgATGATACAGACTAGGCAGCATCTAGCTTCTCACTGTGTATGATCTTTCACATTCTGGACTGATAGCAGAAAAGCATGCCTTAAAAAATCAGGAGACATGAAATGGGAAATTTTAAGTCTAAATTGATCAGAACTCCACTTGACTGGCAGATTTAATAACCAATCATCAGTGAAAGCTCTGGGAAAGTGTATTATAAAGCTGAGATGTAAAAATTGTTATTCAACCTTCTTGTGCAAACTTTTCTAATACAAAATTATAAGctgtaaatttttaaattaaaatgtttacatttaacatgaaaaaatgtataCATTATACTGTCTGGATACTGTTGAAATTAATTATGTAAATATGTTGAATTTATCTTTATATTGAATCACAGGTGAATCTGGATTAGGAAAATCTACATTAATAAACAGCCTCTTCTTGACAGATCTCTACCCAGAAAGGATAatcccaggagctgctggtaAACACATCTTTGTTCTAGTTTCTCTGTTCTCGACGATTTTTGGAGTTGAATCCTTTTATCTCTCAATTTTAGTAACAGCCAGTAGTGATTTCTAGCTGTAGTAATTTCTAATGTACTTCCTTATAGTTGAACTGTTTGATAGAATTGGTTCCCTCTGTACCCAGGATGTATATGGGGTCTTTCTTGTTTAGTCCTTGGATGTATTGATATTGACACCTGGAAAGTTGATCCCTTCTTTTGCTTAAAGAAATGTCGCCGTGTCACAGTAAGATAAACAATCAGaaactttctttaatttttaatctattgCAGTTCTAAACATATGCATTGTTTATGCCTACTTGGACTTACAACTTGATTCCTTTGCTTTGGGTTGATATTTAGTGAATGTGAACTtcacctccttttcttcttcgGTCCCTTGTccctttttcattctgttaacCAAGGCATGCAATAATACAACGAAAGAGAATATTGTAAGAAAATAGAGGAAgatgctggtttttttccctctttgctaCTTGTTGAATGACTCGCTTTAATAATTTATCATGTTAGCTGACAATTACTTACCCCTTCCaaccttaggaaaaaaatccattacatATAATTTAGTATTGTTCTCCAAATTGCTGATTACCTACActtttttctcaatttcttttgcctttctatGTTATGTTTAAGAACAGTATGAAATCTCAAATAATCTTCTAACAAAATCTGAAGAACTTAAGTACTGAGTCTTGCTGTTAAGTTATCAGGCCTTAGAAGGTAATCCATGGAATAACATTTATACAGTTGCATCTGCCATTTAATCTTTTGACCTTATCTCAAAATTACATAGTCTTATAAATTCTGTTCTGAAAGATTAAGTTTATTGCCTTTTAGAGAAGATTGAACGCACTGTGCAGATTGAAGCATCAACAGTTGAAATTGAAGAAAGGGGTGTGAAACTACGTCTGACAGTTGTAGATACTCCAGGATATGGGGATGCTATCAATTGTCGAGACTGGTATGTACACAGAGTATATATTGATCTATGTATGAAGACTGACATCCATTTCATATTTGTCATGGGGGGGGCAGGAATAAGTAACTGAAATGGGGCTATATTAATAATGATATGCAGTTCAAAGTAGGATTGCCCAAGTGGCAACCCTAGTTCTTTTAAACACTTCCATTCCAAAGGTGGTTCAAAGTCATTATACTGTTAAGTCATTATCTTacctttttttggtgtgttaTGTGAAGTGCTGAATTTGAGGTGTGATTTTTTGAGAGATGGGCATGTTTTCTAATTCTGAGGAAGCTTAATTTAAGTGTTATGAGTTCATTCAGATACATGTAAAGAGTCATCAATAATTTCCACAcaacttgaaataaattttgtgacacagatattttgattttttaattcttagttAACTGTCTTAAGTTTGGAATAGTTTTAAGTGAACAGTGACCTTGATTTTTGTGTAGTCAGAAGGCAATGTAACCACTGGGACACAACAAATTCAACAATATGCTGAGGAAAGTAATTAATCTAGTCTTTAGTGCAAGTAAAAATCCACCGTTAGATCTTGTCCACGTTCATTTGAGCATTCTCAGattctgtgcttcatttttaagtgcattttCATCATCAATGGGTTTgattgtttggattttttttgagaaatttaCATTATCATAAGTACTGAGAAATCTTGATCAATGGCAATCAGTTTTCAATGGTAATCCCTCTTCCCACATCTCTTAAGCAGCTGAACCTCAAAGCAGGGACTGGGGAAATGAAGTCCCTCCCATCATAAGTGAAGGTCAGGTTcaagaccacctgaggaacttGAACTTGATAAGGGACTTGATAAGTCCATGGGACCCAACAAGATGCATCCCGTCTCATCGGGTTATCTATGGCAaatgtagttgccaagccactctccatcatatttcaaaagtcatggcagtcaggcaaagtccccagtgactggaaaaagggaaacatcacacccatttttaaaaaggaggaccctgggaactactgaccagtcagcctcacctccatGTCtggtaagatcatggaacagatcttCCTGGAAGATACGTTGAAACATATGGAAGATAGGGAGGTGATTAGACACCGCCGATATAGCTTCACCAAAGGCAAATCACACCTGATTAATCTGGTGGCATTCTGTGATGGAGTGGATAAAGGAAGAGctactgatgtcatctacctggaaTTCTGTAAGACCTTTCATATGGTCCCCCATAACATTCTtgcctctaaattggagagagatgggtttgatggatggactgttagatggataaggaattgcCTGGATGGCCatgtccaaagagttacagtccATGGCTCAAAGTCTAAGTGGAAACTAgtaacgagtggtgtccctcaagggtccatagtgggaccaatactatttagtatcttcatcaatgacatagtggAATTGAGTccaccctcagtaagtttgcagatgacaccaagctgagtggtgcagttgattcactagagggaagggatgccatccagagggacgTTGACAGGCTGAAGGAGTgggcccatgcaaacctcatgaagttcaacaagtccaagtgcaaggtcctgcacatgggttggggAAATCCTcaatatcagtacagactgggaAATGAATgggttgagagcagccctgcagagaataatttggggatactggtggatgaaaaattgatcatgagccagcaatgtgcacttgcatCCCTGAAAGCCAtttgtatcctgggctgcatcaaaagaagcaggtcgagggaggcgATTCTTCCCCTCTGCGCTGCTCTTGAGACATGTATCCAGCTCCAGGGCCCCCAGtgcaagacagacatggacctgttagagtgggtccagaggagggccacgaaaatgatccaagggctggaacAGCGGTGCAGAAAGGCTAAGAGAGTTGGAGTTGTTCAAcgtggagaagagaaggctccggggagacctttCAGtaccttactgcagcctttcagtacttaaaggaggCTTATAGGAAAGGTGGAGAGAGACTTACTACCAGGGCCTGTAGTAACAGGGCAAGGAGCAAcgattttaaactgaaagagggtagataCAGGTTGAACGTAAGGAAGACGTTTTTTACAATGAtggtggtgagacactggaacaggttgcccagagaagttgtagatgccccatcactggaagtgctcatggtcaggttggatgggggtttgagcaacctgatctagggaaagatgtccctgcccatggcggGGTgcgttggactagatggtctttaaaaGTCCCTTCTGACCCAAACCCTTCTGTGATTTTAAATCAGTTTGGAACACGAAGCTTAGATTATCCTGAGCATGTGTAATTAATACTAGTCAAAAGATAAATACTAACCCAAGATAAATTTGCTGTAGAAGTTGTGTGTTACAcgtatgtatatttttatcttactattaaaaaaaaatatgcatagtAGTTTGTTATTCTGGAATTCAAGTAAAATTTTAAGATATGCACTCTTATACTTTTACAGTCTTACAGCAccagtaaattaatttttgtccATCAGCAGGTTGGTTCATCAGCAGAATGTCTTGGTGTTTTAATATTACCTTTGAAACATCACTAAAATTATTGACCATTTGGGAACAAGCATGATTTCTTGAATCaatatttgttttacagttttaagaCCATAATCTCTTACATTGATGAGCAGTTTGAGCGATATCTGCATGATGAGAGTGGTTTGAACAGAAGACATATCATAGATAACCGAGTTCATTGCTGCTTCTATTTCATTTCACCGTTTGGTCATGGGTAGGTGTTtctctgtcattttatttttaaaattattttactttgggGAGTTGGTTTGTGCCTGTTGACTTAAATTTTCAGAATCAGATTGCCATTGCTTAAGGAAGTACTAGAACAGCTGGAATTAATCGGGTGTGTTCTTTCTCTCTAAGGATAGAGATCTCTATTggtgtgaaaataaaatggtaatttagatttttaaaaaataaactttttctgtattttaatcttAGCCTTAAGCCTTTGGgtaatttagattaaaaattttccatattttaattttagcctTAAGCCTCTGGATGTTGAGTTTATGAAGGCCATACATAACAAAGTAAATATTGTACCAGTGATTGCAAAAGCTGATACACTTTCTCTGAAAGAGCGAGAAAGACTAAAGAAAAGGGTAAGTATTTTTCTAGCTTGCCAAAAAATGTTGTACTTTATAGCGGCATGGTTGCTGAAGAGAGGGGCATTGTCGTTCAACCTTAGTCTGTCCTAGCCAAGAAAAATAGAATCTCATGCACAGCGTAACATTATTTAATATGTAGTTTGATatcttgtaatttcttttattatgtatttaacTGAGAAATTGTCCTTAAAATGTTGCCTGTGAAATGGCAGATTGGCTAGATTTACAATTACATTATGAGTGAACTTTgaaactttggaaaaatatttaaatgcatttgctaATGGTAATTGCTTCCTTACCTGTTTAATCAGTCCCAAAGCAGAGAGAGTATCTGCATCTATaatgtgcatatattttttttccccagtcagaATTCTGATGATTGAAAAATAggattttcagagatttttctgattttagggttgtttttcttcccctatgTCACCCTCttctaatacattccagttCTTTCTTCCATAGGCAAGACCCCCTAACACGTTCAGTTTTGCAGGACTTGATGCTGTATTTgctgaggggggggggaaatgcaACAAACCATCATGAGTCAGTAACAACTACGAAATTTAGAAAGAAGTGTTAGAATTAACTTGCCAGAAGGCACACTTGATCCAGTCTTAGCTGTTATATTTAAAACGTTATGTATGACTTTTTTCAGTTATTGTGAAAATCCTTATAGTTATCTTACCCAACttgtaataaaaatagagaagtATACTTTACTTTGATATGCATATTGTGCTAgaattctgcagaaataaagatattttttttttaagagcaaaatttGAGTTTATGGCAAATGGATTCCAGCTGCGGATGCCATTCTTAGTCATGAAGTCTGCAGtcatgaagacagaaaaaagtatttgttgtGTCTGTAGCTCAGTTAGGTTTTTAAACACTCCCACCTCTATCCCCCAAATAGTAATTCAGAGGCAAGAGCAAGGAGTTTTAGGCTGTTCAAGCAATTTTGACTTCTGAGTCAatgctttataattaaaaaaaagattgcaaaggtttaaaaaaagctcaATTTCTTATTTGTAATCCACAAAGGACAGTGTTTATTTGAACACTATTGTTTGTCTGAAAGTCTGTGGCAAGTGGTTGTTGAATATCATGAAGAGATatggtgtttaaaaacaaatacttgcCGAGTAATTTGGATCAGTAAGAGCCCCAAATTTCTCAAGAGATTGTGTATAACTGCTTAAGTAATTTTACCATAAGATTTAAAAGTACTGACTTTACATGTATATTATCTCAATTTCTTACATTATAAATCTCAGATTTTGGGTGAAATAGAAGAGCATGGCATCAAGATTTATCACCTGCCTGATGCTGAATCAGATGAGGATGAAGATTTTAAAGAGCAGACCAGACTCCTGAAGGTATGACTGTCTCCATAGGTTACATACGTGGATAATATACTGTATCTTTTTGGACTGCTCAGATGGCTTTAGAACAAGATACATGCTGTGACCTACAATGAGACCTTGAGTGAATCGCCATGTCTCTGTGCCCAGGCTTCTCTGTCTGGAAGATGGTTGtaacagtgacttttttttttttttttttgttttttacagtcTCAAATTAAAAGCGTTACAAACTTCTTACCATAATATACCGTGCTGAGCAGAACAAGAGTTGTTCTTGGAGTTGTTTGTTCTGGTTCATTATtagtaatttttgcatttttggctTTCAGGCCAGCATTCCATTTTGTGTAGTGGGATCCAATCAACTCATTGAAGCCAAAGGTAAAAAAGTTAGAGGTCGACTCTACCCATGGGGTGTAGTTGAAGTGGAGAATCCGGAACATAATGACTTCCTGAAGCTGAGGACCATGTTAATGTAAGTTAGAAAATTCCAATTAAATggtagtttaaaaaacaatcacCAAGAAGATACTCAAAGACTGTAATGGGGGTTTGGAGCAGTTGTGGAATCCTTGTAGACAGAGTTTATCTGGAGAAGGCCATGAGCAACCTTGACCTAGCTGGCCTAGGCCTCGGCAGGGATTGGACCACATAGGCTCCATAGGTTCTTTCCAATCTGAATTActcagtgattctgtgaaaataatcttttgtcTAATTCTTTTGTTGAACACAGTGTTGTATTGCTATTCAGATCCCCAAGAACACAGAACAGGTTGCTTCATACCTTGTGCTTATTTAAATGTAGATATATATCTGCAAAGGAGTAGACTTCAAAAGTCCActggttgatttttttcaggctttgctactctgcttcccctgcccagcactgctTCATCAAATGCCTCACCCAGGAGGACAGCTTATGTCAGGGCTGCCTCAGGGTCTGAGGTGGTCTCTCTCTGTGTTGTTTATTGCACTGATTTAACTTAAATTAGCTTTTAAATTAGCATGGTGCATGGGTGTACATGCTGAACACATTGACCCAATACAGTGCTGAATATGAGAGTTGGTTAAGCAAGTTGATGTGACACAggaatgttttaattatttttcttcctccagcacCCATATGCAAGATCTTCAGGAGGTGACCCAGGATCTTCACTATGAGAACTTCCGCTCTGAGAGGCTCAAACGAGGTGGCAGGTTGTCATCTTATGCTTACatgctctttcttcctcttctgaattttattttttggcctctctgtctctcctacCATTTCATTGCTAGGATTTGGTAGATCATGGACAGCTCTGTAGCTCCAGTCAATGCCAAGTTCAGTCAACCAGCTTACACTGAGTGTAAGAAAAAGTAGTACGTAAATCTGAAGAGACGGTTGTGACATTAAAAGGGTATAGTTAgatctctgctttgttttaaggCTTGAACACAGTTGGATTGGAATGTTTGAGGTAAATAAGTAGGGCAGATGTCTATGATAAATGTTGTCTTCAAAAATCTGCAAGTTAGGTCAGTGCTGATATGTTAaaggttgttgttttttttcagaattaactACCGGAATATTTAACTGTGTCTTTAGAAAGAAACTCAAGTCCTTCCACAGTGCTTTATTAAACAtggtataaataaataattatctTTGCATAGCAGTCACAGGATAATGTCTTTCAACCCTATTTTGAGCTGTGGTGGGTAGGGCACAGCTTTCCTGGTAAGAGAGATGGGCAGAACACCccatttttaactaaaatagCAGGGTTTGTAAAGTTGAGTTTGTGAGTTCTTGTTGAAAACTGGGTGTTACCTGGTTTAGATTTTTCGGTTGCTTCTCTTATGTCAACCACTAGAGGGTTTCACAATTGCACATTTCAGTGGGTTTGATATATTTTGCAAACCTTTTTCCATCATGCTGTTGACATAGGTTTTGTCACATGCCTAGtcagttttcaggaaaaggagCTTATCTCTGCCTGTAGCATCGGCCTACAAGTCCAGTTTTCCCTTCAGGCAAGATGACATGCTCTTCTCCCCTGACTTTTAAATCCTGTCTTCTGAAGttcaagctaaaaaaaaatatttttgctaagtTCTGGTGCCTGTTATCCAACAGGTATGTACAAAGGTCTTAGAAGTAATGTAACCTAAGGTCATCAgagttaaaataatatttaccaATTTTTAGAGTATTTAAAGTTGCCTCTGCCAAGGACCTGTGACAATAAGTTGCTGTTAAGTTGGGGTATCTTTCTTTGTGAaactaaaacatgtttttgtatCTTGTCTAGTTAAGTGGTCTATATATCTTTGTTATcacatttctgaagtgctgctaGAATGTAGTTAAGTTTACTGTAAGTGAGTGTGGTTTTTGTGtgaatttatttcaaacttgTACCTACCCCACTGGCAGTGCTTGGCAATTAGTGCTTGTTGACTGTATTCGCTGATGTTCTTAGAGGCTTTTGGGCACAGAGGATTTTTTGACAATGTTTCTCTGTTAACCTTTTAACAGGCATCAGTTTGTTCGCTTTGCACTTTTGATGGCACTTGTGTGATTAGATCTGTTAGCAGATCTTCCCCATTGCAACATGAGACAGGAGAAATCTGTTAGCAAAGTAGTAGGTAATCTTGAAAATACAGtacataaaaaatattcttatgtTTGGTTTCTCAATGTAAAACTGGAACATCCCAATTAAGCAAGAGTTTGCTGAGATACTGATTGAAAGCATTTGCTTAATTTTGACAGGAGTAATCAATGTTTGTACTATACTTTAACATGttatacaaaataaatcttttggacttgcaaaaaaagaaaggtgactatactagaaaaataatcaaacttcAAAATATTCAATGGAGCAGAGGATAAAGGGTTCCTCCAATTAGAAGGATTCTGGATACATACAGTGGTTGTGCTacttctgtggttttggttAGGAGCCTTTTAGATGCTTGGTAGCAAACATTGTTCATGAAGTTAGAGATGGGATAGAACTGCATCAAAGGAAGGTTCTGCCTGGAAGTAGCAGGTTTCCAGATACAGAATTTCTTAGAGCACTGGTTATTTTACATGTTGCTTCCATATTTTTGTTAGCATCTTGTCCGGCATTACCTTGAACTTATATTTTGATTTAGTTGTATTGATTTATTGCACCAATGAAAGAGAAGAGTTGAGTATGtgtttgcagtatttctgaatttgCTCTATCTGTGTGGTACTCAAATTGCAATCAGTTAAGATAATGTTATGCTCGATTAAACTGCTATACTTGAATACTGTTCAGAAATAGTTTTTATTGATACCTACATGCGAATATCTGTCATGTTTTAAAGTCATAGCTAGAACTGTTTATACTTGTTCTGGGCATAACTTTATGAAGGAGTAAGGGATAAATTgatgtcttaaaaataatttaaaaataaagacatgaaTTGCAGCTACGTGCAGAACATGTTTCAATGAAACTTGTTTGTATTATGAAACTCCAACATATGTGTTCTAAGAGCCTTGATTTTTGTCAACAAACCATTCTCTGGAAGTTCAAAATCCGGAATGTATGCACTTTATTGAACAATATTAAtcttattttaggaaaatagaAGATGAAGAAGTAAATAAAGACCAGATTCTGCttgaaaaagaagctgaagtaAGATGACAGAACTCTATACTCTTGTGATGGGggaatttttattcttgtatcATTACTTTAGGTCAAGTGATTTATATGATCTTGGTAATTtgtaaaggaaaagacagaatttgCTAATATAAAGTTATTCAAGGTGCAGAATGTGAAGAGGGGTAGAGGAGTCCCAGGATACTGACTTACTGGAACAGGTGGAATCTGGTAAAATGCCTGATTCCATTGTACCAGTCAGCGATGGATATAATGCACGTTGTGTGGAGAGGGAGAGCCATCCTCACATGAGTAAAGGTTCTAAAGTTAGCAACCGCAGACTGGGAAAAAGTCAgttcagctctgcagcaaaggAGGGAACAATGGTAGGAATTGTCAGGAATAAAGAACGAAACAGAAATTCTCATTCTGCCACTATGATAAATCCATAATGCATAGCTCTAAAGCTGTTTTCATTGTCCCCCTAACCCAAAAAGGATATAGCCAAGACTAGAAAAAGTACAGCGAATAGCAAAAAGTGGACAGAAAGGCTGAAGTGGAGACCTGAGGCAGGTCCTGTACAAGGTTAATGTTCTCGTTGGGAAGTAGATGACACAGGGGAAGGATATAGTAAGGGGCTTACATAATCACAGATGGCAGGATGAATGGTAATCTACTAGACAAGAAACAGGTCACATTTAATGAGATTAATAGGTGGCTGATTTCAAGTAAGAAAGATACTTTTGAGATAGGAACTCCTTAGCATGGAATTCTGTGCATAGCAAGAATGCAGATAAGCTCAAAAATGCTGAGAGACTGGAGAGTTTTGCTTTCTCCAGAAATAAACATAAAGGTAGAATTTTTTCATTT contains the following coding sequences:
- the SEPTIN2 gene encoding septin-2 — its product is MSKQQPAQFTNPETPGYVGFANLPNQVHRKSVKKGFEFTLMVVGESGLGKSTLINSLFLTDLYPERIIPGAAEKIERTVQIEASTVEIEERGVKLRLTVVDTPGYGDAINCRDCFKTIISYIDEQFERYLHDESGLNRRHIIDNRVHCCFYFISPFGHGLKPLDVEFMKAIHNKVNIVPVIAKADTLSLKERERLKKRILGEIEEHGIKIYHLPDAESDEDEDFKEQTRLLKASIPFCVVGSNQLIEAKGKKVRGRLYPWGVVEVENPEHNDFLKLRTMLITHMQDLQEVTQDLHYENFRSERLKRGGRKIEDEEVNKDQILLEKEAELRRMQEMIARMQAQMQMQMQSGEGDSSAVHGHHV